Proteins from a single region of Abyssalbus ytuae:
- a CDS encoding TonB-dependent receptor has protein sequence MTRIYLLSIIIGIHCCSTFSQDTYQIKGIVADELSKKPLENISVILGNDASQNEVFTRTDGLFEFSGVSNGDYILYITDNNYLSQKFPVKVTRELSDLGVIYLKRDITVGDKINLITLSDNELSDDIEIESPTPLLQATRDIFLTRAAFDFSQAFFKVKGYDSKYGVVFINGVPMNKMLTGRPEWNNWGGLNDATRNQDLVNGLSPSEYGFGGLLGSVNISTRASEYRKGIRISSSLSNRTYTGRVMATYNSGLLKNGLAYSVSASRRWAKQGYIEGTFYDAYSFFGAIEYKFGKHSINATAIYSPNRRGQSSAITQEVFDLSGRKYNPYWGIQDGKIRNSRVKEIKEPIAMLSYFFENTKFSLTTGIAYQFGKYSRSRLGYYNAPNPEPTYYRYLPSYYINSSGAANFENANLAKETFLANPQLDWQSVYNANTGPLNNGKSVYVLYDDRTDDRQLSVSSTATYNIGSLIKLDAGINYKKLTSANYAILNDLLGGNYHEDIDTFTNTRNDLNSETEKKEGDKFNYNYFINASKGEAFLQLKLSKNKWETFVAGNITNTTYQREGKFLNERYQQNSLGKSEKTGFSDFGIKGGFNYKISGRHFVDVNGAYLSKAPVIQNTFINPRENKEIVKNIASEKVTTGNISYILKLPRIDARLTTYYTKFQNGTDVNFFFVQGGIGTDFVQEVVTNINKLHLGSELGMVYKASPTVKLSVVASYGNFKYDDDAEVSVNFDTSGEEPINTEGFLNLGTASVKGYKIPAGPQKAFSLGFEYRDPDYWWLSATANYLGDNYISISTINRTQSFTIDPDSEEGTTFPEATPEALKSLLKQEKLEGVYLLNLVGGKSWIIKGKYISLFGSVNNLFDVTYRTGGYEQSRNGNFGRLTKDLSRNNPSFGPKYWYGYGRTYFLNLSVSF, from the coding sequence ATGACGAGAATTTACTTATTAAGCATTATAATAGGTATACACTGTTGTAGTACCTTTTCCCAGGACACATACCAAATAAAAGGTATAGTGGCCGATGAACTTTCTAAAAAACCTTTAGAAAACATATCAGTTATTTTAGGTAATGATGCTTCCCAAAATGAAGTTTTTACCCGTACCGATGGTCTTTTTGAATTTTCAGGAGTCTCAAACGGAGATTATATCCTTTATATTACAGATAATAATTATTTATCACAAAAATTTCCGGTAAAAGTAACAAGGGAATTATCAGATTTGGGAGTAATTTATCTTAAAAGGGATATTACTGTTGGTGATAAGATTAATTTAATCACGCTTTCAGACAATGAACTGTCCGACGATATTGAAATAGAAAGCCCCACACCGTTGTTACAGGCTACCAGGGATATTTTTCTCACCCGTGCAGCTTTTGATTTTAGCCAGGCTTTTTTTAAAGTAAAAGGATATGACTCAAAATACGGGGTGGTTTTTATAAATGGGGTTCCTATGAATAAAATGTTAACCGGAAGGCCTGAGTGGAATAATTGGGGAGGTTTAAATGATGCTACCAGAAACCAGGACCTTGTTAATGGATTGTCACCCTCTGAATACGGTTTTGGAGGTTTGCTTGGATCTGTAAATATATCAACCAGGGCATCAGAATATAGGAAAGGGATTAGAATTTCTTCTTCTTTATCCAACAGGACATATACCGGAAGAGTTATGGCTACGTATAATTCGGGATTGTTAAAAAACGGATTGGCATACAGTGTATCGGCATCACGAAGGTGGGCTAAACAAGGTTACATAGAAGGTACGTTTTATGATGCATATTCATTTTTTGGTGCAATAGAATATAAATTTGGTAAACACAGTATTAATGCGACAGCAATTTATTCTCCAAACAGACGCGGACAATCTTCTGCAATAACACAAGAAGTGTTTGATTTATCAGGAAGGAAATACAATCCTTATTGGGGAATTCAGGATGGTAAAATCAGAAATTCAAGGGTTAAGGAAATTAAAGAGCCTATAGCTATGTTGTCTTATTTTTTTGAAAACACCAAATTTTCTTTAACAACCGGTATTGCATATCAGTTTGGGAAATATAGCCGTAGCAGACTGGGATATTATAATGCTCCTAATCCGGAACCCACCTATTACAGATATTTACCAAGCTATTATATAAACAGCAGCGGTGCCGCCAATTTTGAAAATGCCAATCTAGCAAAAGAAACATTTTTAGCAAACCCTCAGCTTGATTGGCAATCGGTATATAATGCAAATACCGGTCCTTTAAATAATGGAAAATCGGTGTATGTTCTTTATGATGACAGGACAGATGACCGTCAACTATCCGTAAGTTCAACAGCCACTTATAACATTGGCAGTTTAATAAAATTAGATGCCGGGATAAACTATAAAAAACTTACATCGGCAAACTATGCAATTCTTAACGACCTTCTTGGGGGTAATTATCATGAAGATATAGATACTTTTACTAATACTCGCAACGATTTAAATTCTGAGACAGAAAAGAAAGAGGGAGATAAGTTTAATTACAATTATTTTATAAACGCCTCAAAAGGTGAAGCATTTTTGCAATTAAAATTATCAAAAAACAAATGGGAAACCTTTGTGGCTGGCAATATAACCAATACCACTTATCAGAGAGAAGGTAAGTTTTTAAACGAGCGTTATCAGCAAAATTCATTGGGAAAAAGTGAAAAGACAGGCTTTTCGGATTTTGGAATTAAAGGAGGGTTTAATTATAAAATATCCGGGAGACATTTTGTAGATGTTAATGGAGCATATTTAAGTAAAGCCCCGGTTATTCAAAATACTTTTATAAACCCGAGGGAAAATAAGGAAATTGTAAAAAATATTGCTTCAGAAAAAGTAACCACGGGCAACATAAGTTATATTTTAAAACTTCCCCGTATAGATGCCAGATTAACAACTTACTATACAAAATTTCAGAATGGTACCGATGTTAACTTTTTCTTTGTGCAGGGAGGAATAGGAACTGATTTTGTACAGGAAGTGGTAACAAATATCAATAAACTTCACCTTGGCAGTGAATTAGGGATGGTATACAAAGCATCTCCCACAGTAAAATTATCGGTGGTGGCATCCTATGGAAACTTTAAATATGATGACGATGCAGAAGTAAGTGTAAATTTTGATACTTCCGGTGAAGAACCAATTAATACGGAAGGCTTTTTAAATTTAGGAACAGCTTCTGTAAAAGGATACAAAATTCCCGCCGGTCCGCAAAAAGCATTCTCATTGGGGTTTGAGTATAGAGATCCCGATTATTGGTGGCTGTCTGCCACTGCTAATTATTTAGGCGATAATTATATAAGTATCTCAACCATTAACCGTACTCAAAGTTTTACTATTGATCCTGATAGTGAAGAGGGAACAACTTTTCCGGAAGCTACGCCTGAAGCTTTAAAGTCATTATTAAAACAGGAAAAACTGGAGGGCGTATACTTGTTAAACCTGGTAGGGGGAAAGTCGTGGATTATAAAAGGCAAATATATCAGTTTGTTTGGAAGTGTAAACAATCTATTTGATGTAACCTACAGAACCGGTGGTTATGAGCAAAGCAGGAACGGAAATTTTGGCCGGCTTACCAAAGATTTATCAAGAAACAATCCCTCTTTCGGGCCTAAATATTGGTATGGATACGGAAGAACCTACTTTTTGAATTTATCAGTTAGTTTTTAA
- a CDS encoding Ig-like domain-containing protein, which yields MKSKIIRFLLLFAVIVNVINCAKRGTPTGGEKDTTPPEVTSTSPEPNTTNFDEKKIRINFNEYIKLKDLQKQLIVSPPLKYTPEVTPQGSASKYLEINIKDTLSENTTYVFNFGQSITDNNEGNPYSFYKFVFSTGDYIDSLKVQGVIKDAVQKKPEQFVSVMLYKVDSTFNDSIIYKTPPTYITNTLDSTTNFELTNLKEGKYMLIAMKDVANNYLFNQKTDKIGFISDFIEVPTDSVYEMTLFKETNDFWAAKPSLASKNRIIFGYEGDATDMQIDILSETPNDYKYHITQDSEKDTLHYWFSPFETDSLLFTVSTKETIDTFTVRIKDLYNDTLAISKDANKTFGISRPFKINASTPIVKVNTDSIFIINKDSVTVDFTASLDSVKNQLSLNWPSEANQKYLIEIRPNALEDFFGNVNDTVINYSVNTKSLADLGSIRVKLKNITSYPVIVQLTSEKGEVLYESYASEAQSHYDFNNINPGNYLLRVIFDTNSNKKWDTGNYLKKIQPERISYFPTPIELKANWELEQEFTLK from the coding sequence ATGAAATCAAAAATTATTCGTTTTTTATTGCTTTTTGCAGTAATAGTTAATGTTATAAACTGTGCAAAAAGAGGAACACCGACCGGTGGGGAAAAAGATACTACACCCCCCGAAGTAACAAGTACTTCTCCGGAACCTAATACTACTAATTTTGACGAGAAAAAAATCAGAATAAATTTTAATGAATATATTAAATTAAAAGATTTACAAAAGCAGCTTATAGTTTCCCCACCTCTTAAATACACCCCTGAAGTTACTCCTCAGGGTAGTGCCAGTAAATATCTTGAAATTAATATAAAAGACACTCTTTCCGAAAACACAACCTATGTGTTTAACTTTGGCCAGAGTATTACAGATAATAACGAAGGAAATCCTTATTCTTTTTACAAGTTTGTTTTTTCTACAGGCGATTATATAGATTCATTAAAAGTACAGGGTGTTATTAAAGATGCCGTACAAAAAAAACCGGAGCAATTTGTGTCGGTAATGTTGTATAAAGTAGACTCTACCTTTAATGATTCAATTATCTATAAAACTCCTCCAACTTATATAACCAACACTTTAGATAGTACTACCAACTTTGAGTTAACGAATTTAAAGGAAGGTAAATATATGCTTATAGCGATGAAAGACGTAGCTAATAATTATCTTTTTAATCAAAAAACCGATAAAATAGGCTTTATTTCAGACTTTATTGAGGTTCCTACCGATTCTGTATATGAAATGACTTTGTTTAAAGAAACCAATGATTTTTGGGCTGCTAAACCGTCCCTGGCTTCAAAAAACAGAATTATTTTCGGATATGAAGGAGATGCAACAGACATGCAAATTGATATTTTGAGTGAAACTCCTAATGATTACAAATATCATATAACTCAAGACAGTGAGAAAGATACATTGCATTATTGGTTTTCCCCTTTTGAAACCGACTCTCTTTTATTTACCGTTTCTACAAAGGAAACCATTGACACTTTTACTGTAAGGATAAAAGATTTATATAATGATACTCTTGCCATTAGTAAAGATGCCAATAAAACTTTTGGAATAAGCAGGCCTTTTAAAATAAATGCATCTACCCCTATTGTAAAGGTAAATACAGACAGCATTTTTATAATAAATAAAGATTCTGTTACTGTAGATTTTACTGCCAGTCTTGATTCGGTGAAAAATCAACTTAGTTTAAACTGGCCTTCGGAAGCTAATCAAAAATATCTTATTGAAATAAGGCCCAATGCTTTGGAAGATTTTTTTGGCAACGTTAACGATACTGTTATTAATTATTCAGTAAACACAAAAAGTCTTGCAGATTTAGGAAGTATAAGGGTGAAACTTAAAAATATCACATCGTACCCCGTTATTGTTCAATTAACCAGTGAAAAGGGAGAAGTACTATATGAAAGCTATGCCAGTGAAGCTCAATCTCATTACGATTTTAATAACATTAATCCGGGTAATTATCTGTTGCGTGTAATTTTTGACACAAACAGCAATAAAAAATGGGATACCGGAAATTATCTGAAAAAAATTCAACCTGAAAGAATAAGTTATTTCCCTACTCCTATAGAATTGAAGGCAAATTGGGAATTAGAACAGGAATTTACTTTAAAATAA
- a CDS encoding DUF5689 domain-containing protein has protein sequence MRKTILFIIIFNLFSCVENKDFNIPDSICNNELKPNTTLKKVKELYQGEIMKITDDLIIEGYVISSDKEDNFFGSLHIQDNYNNPTEGIQIEMDIRDSHLFYRPGERILIRLKGLYIDESSEVFKIGSVYTNAGGSFSVGRLPVNKVKEHLINTCDEVYEIEPKQVSINELDDTMINTLIQLNHIEFVEEDLGKSYAEPLEETQRTLINCDRFSIKLVNSGYSDFQNETLPAENGNIVGVLGKYRNSFNLTMRYLSDVNLTNERCNSVTNARVTDIKTVRNLYADSDLKIEENIKIKGVVISDASSNNISPNKIIIQDETAGIEVNFVSSHSLSMGDEVELVLLGVDLFNNNNSIQLNNVPAKSIISVNEGISLSPLSLNIEEALSGNYESRLIKLEGVQFAQQGGIYSGIITLTNCSEKINVITSAEASFANEEVNDNNGTITGILRIDEEPYLHLRNVDDINFDQPYIDCYADDAYVFISELADPDNNSAARFVELYNSSEKEINLQGWQLRRYTNANTEVSSTIDLSGHILQSHSTLIIAANLAEFQTVYGFAPDIEGKTNSPADSNGDDNIELVNSIGTVIDVFGIPGEDGSNTNHEFEDGRAVRNPDIIKGNPVYTFSEWTVFNDSGNAGTIKIPQQAPNDFSPGVR, from the coding sequence ATGAGAAAAACAATACTCTTTATCATAATTTTTAATCTTTTTTCCTGTGTTGAAAACAAGGATTTTAATATCCCTGATTCCATTTGCAACAATGAACTAAAGCCAAACACTACCCTAAAAAAAGTAAAAGAACTTTACCAGGGGGAAATTATGAAAATTACAGACGATTTAATAATAGAAGGATATGTAATTTCCAGTGATAAAGAAGATAATTTTTTTGGTAGTCTGCATATCCAGGATAATTATAATAATCCCACAGAAGGGATCCAAATAGAAATGGATATCCGCGACAGCCACCTGTTTTACAGGCCGGGAGAAAGAATATTGATAAGATTAAAAGGATTGTATATTGATGAAAGCAGTGAAGTTTTTAAAATCGGAAGTGTGTATACGAATGCCGGAGGCTCTTTTTCGGTGGGCAGATTGCCGGTTAATAAAGTAAAGGAACACCTAATAAACACCTGTGATGAAGTGTATGAGATAGAGCCCAAACAAGTTTCAATAAACGAATTAGATGATACTATGATAAATACATTAATACAACTAAACCATATAGAATTTGTAGAGGAAGATCTGGGGAAAAGTTATGCAGAACCGTTGGAAGAAACTCAAAGAACACTAATAAATTGTGACCGGTTCTCAATTAAACTTGTCAATAGCGGCTATTCTGATTTTCAAAATGAAACATTACCAGCCGAAAACGGAAATATTGTGGGAGTTCTGGGCAAATATAGGAACTCATTTAATTTGACAATGAGATATTTAAGTGATGTTAACTTAACTAATGAGAGGTGTAACAGCGTAACTAATGCCAGGGTAACAGATATTAAAACAGTAAGAAACTTGTATGCAGATTCTGATTTGAAAATAGAAGAAAACATAAAAATTAAAGGAGTAGTGATATCCGATGCCAGTTCCAATAATATATCGCCAAATAAAATAATTATACAGGACGAAACTGCCGGAATAGAAGTAAATTTTGTTTCATCACACTCATTAAGTATGGGAGATGAAGTAGAACTGGTTTTACTAGGTGTTGATTTATTTAATAATAACAACTCAATACAATTAAATAATGTTCCGGCAAAGAGTATAATTTCTGTAAATGAAGGAATATCCCTTTCACCACTTTCACTGAATATAGAAGAAGCTTTATCTGGTAATTATGAAAGCCGGTTAATAAAACTTGAAGGAGTTCAGTTTGCTCAACAGGGGGGTATTTATTCCGGGATCATAACTTTAACAAACTGTAGTGAGAAAATAAATGTAATTACGAGTGCCGAAGCTTCCTTTGCCAATGAAGAAGTAAATGATAACAATGGTACCATAACAGGAATTTTACGAATTGATGAGGAACCTTACTTACACTTAAGAAATGTAGATGATATAAATTTTGATCAGCCGTATATTGATTGTTATGCGGATGATGCGTATGTTTTTATCTCTGAGTTAGCCGATCCCGATAATAATTCTGCTGCAAGATTTGTAGAATTATATAACTCTTCCGAAAAGGAAATTAACTTACAGGGATGGCAGCTCAGACGTTATACCAATGCAAATACCGAAGTATCTTCAACCATTGATTTGTCCGGACATATCCTTCAATCTCACAGCACCTTAATTATTGCTGCTAATCTCGCAGAATTTCAAACTGTATATGGATTTGCTCCCGATATTGAAGGGAAAACCAACAGCCCGGCAGACTCTAACGGAGACGATAATATTGAATTAGTAAACAGTATAGGAACCGTTATTGATGTTTTTGGAATTCCGGGAGAGGATGGAAGCAACACAAATCATGAATTTGAAGATGGAAGAGCGGTTAGAAACCCCGATATAATTAAAGGAAACCCGGTATACACTTTTTCAGAATGGACGGTGTTCAATGATAGCGGAAATGCCGGCACCATTAAAATACCTCAACAGGCGCCAAATGATTTTAGTCCCGGAGTAAGGTAA
- a CDS encoding glycine--tRNA ligase: protein MANQDDQFKKVISHAKEYGYVFPSSEIYDGLSAVYDYGQNGVELKKNIREYWWKAMVQMHENIVGIDAAIFMHPTTWKASGHVDAFNDPLIDNKDSKKRYRADVLVEDYVAKLEGKIDKEIQKASKRFGDAFDKEQFVSTNPRVLQYKEKGDAILKRLGKSLENEDLADVKALIEELEIACPESGSKNWTDVKQFNLMFGTKLGASADSAMDLYLRPETAQGIFVNFLNVQKTGRMKIPFGIAQTGKAFRNEIVARQFIFRMREFEQMEMQYFIKPGTQKEWYDYWKETRLKWHNSLGMGEENYRFHDHEKLAHYADAACDIEFKFPFGFKELEGIHSRTDFDLANHEKYSGKKLQYFDPEENKSYVPYVLETSIGLDRMFLAVLSNSLQDEELENGTTRTVLKIPAVLAPTKAAILPLVKKDGLPEVARKIADDLKWDFNVDYDEKDAVGRRYRRQDAAGTPFCITVDHETLENNTVTIRHRDTMEQKRVQIEELREIIKQEVDMRTWLMKI, encoded by the coding sequence ATGGCAAATCAAGACGATCAATTTAAGAAGGTTATATCACACGCAAAAGAATACGGATATGTATTCCCTTCAAGTGAAATATACGATGGGTTAAGCGCTGTTTATGATTATGGTCAAAACGGGGTTGAACTTAAAAAAAATATTCGTGAATACTGGTGGAAAGCAATGGTGCAAATGCATGAAAATATTGTAGGAATAGATGCCGCAATATTTATGCACCCGACAACCTGGAAAGCATCCGGGCATGTTGATGCCTTTAATGACCCTCTTATTGACAATAAAGATTCCAAAAAAAGATACCGTGCCGATGTGCTTGTAGAAGATTACGTAGCCAAACTGGAGGGTAAAATTGACAAGGAAATTCAAAAAGCCTCCAAAAGATTTGGAGATGCTTTTGATAAAGAACAGTTTGTGTCTACCAATCCCCGCGTACTTCAATATAAAGAAAAAGGGGATGCAATTTTAAAAAGACTTGGGAAATCATTAGAAAATGAAGATTTAGCCGATGTTAAAGCCCTTATAGAAGAATTGGAAATAGCCTGTCCGGAATCCGGGAGCAAAAACTGGACAGACGTTAAGCAATTCAACCTGATGTTTGGTACAAAACTGGGAGCTTCGGCAGATAGTGCTATGGATCTTTACCTAAGACCGGAAACAGCCCAGGGTATTTTTGTAAACTTTTTAAATGTTCAAAAAACCGGCAGGATGAAAATTCCCTTCGGAATTGCTCAAACCGGAAAAGCCTTCAGAAATGAAATTGTAGCTAGACAATTTATTTTCAGGATGCGTGAATTTGAACAAATGGAAATGCAATATTTTATAAAACCCGGCACACAAAAAGAATGGTATGATTACTGGAAGGAAACCAGGTTAAAATGGCATAATTCATTGGGTATGGGAGAAGAAAATTACAGATTCCATGACCATGAAAAACTTGCCCACTACGCCGATGCTGCCTGCGATATTGAATTCAAGTTTCCTTTTGGGTTTAAAGAACTTGAGGGTATTCATTCCCGCACCGACTTTGACCTTGCCAATCATGAAAAGTACAGTGGTAAAAAACTTCAGTATTTTGATCCGGAAGAGAACAAAAGTTATGTGCCTTATGTACTTGAAACTTCAATAGGTTTAGACAGAATGTTTTTAGCCGTCCTTTCTAACTCCCTGCAGGATGAAGAACTGGAAAACGGAACTACAAGAACCGTTTTAAAAATACCGGCAGTACTGGCACCTACAAAAGCAGCAATCTTACCTTTAGTTAAAAAAGACGGGTTGCCGGAAGTTGCCCGAAAAATCGCAGATGACCTTAAATGGGATTTTAATGTGGATTATGATGAAAAAGATGCAGTAGGCAGGCGATACAGAAGACAGGATGCAGCCGGTACTCCTTTTTGTATAACCGTAGATCATGAAACATTGGAAAACAATACTGTTACTATTCGTCATCGTGATACCATGGAACAAAAAAGAGTTCAGATAGAAGAATTAAGAGAGATTATTAAACAGGAGGTTGATATGAGAACCTGGTTGATGAAAATATAG
- a CDS encoding amidohydrolase codes for MSETLNIALIQTHLLWENPQANRINFQQKIESLKQETDLVVLPEMITTGFTMKPGGLAETMKGETIQWLKDTAADKNLAVTGSLIVEEKGNFFNRAVFVHPSGKIETYDKRHTFTLAGEDKVYKPGNSKTIIEYKGWKICPLICYDLRFPVWSRNVENYDLLIYMANWPKARINAWDTLLQARAIENMSYTVGVNRIGLDGKGYEYLGHSSVYNVLGNLLAFSAKDEVITITLNHSEIQKYRASLKFLNDKDEFILK; via the coding sequence ATGTCTGAAACTCTGAATATCGCTCTGATACAAACTCACTTGCTCTGGGAGAATCCACAGGCAAACAGGATAAATTTTCAACAAAAGATTGAAAGTTTAAAACAGGAAACAGATTTGGTAGTATTACCGGAAATGATTACCACAGGTTTTACCATGAAACCTGGCGGACTTGCAGAAACAATGAAAGGAGAAACCATTCAGTGGTTAAAAGATACGGCTGCAGACAAAAACCTGGCTGTAACAGGAAGTTTAATTGTGGAGGAAAAAGGAAACTTTTTTAACCGTGCGGTATTTGTGCATCCTTCGGGAAAAATAGAAACTTATGATAAAAGGCATACGTTTACCCTGGCAGGCGAAGATAAAGTATACAAACCCGGTAATAGTAAAACCATTATTGAATACAAAGGCTGGAAAATTTGTCCTTTAATTTGTTACGATTTAAGATTTCCCGTATGGTCCCGAAATGTGGAAAATTATGATCTTTTAATTTATATGGCTAACTGGCCTAAAGCCAGGATTAATGCCTGGGATACCCTTTTACAAGCCCGTGCTATAGAAAATATGAGTTATACTGTTGGTGTAAACAGAATTGGCCTTGATGGAAAAGGATACGAATATCTGGGTCATTCATCAGTATATAATGTATTGGGAAACCTTCTGGCTTTTTCTGCTAAAGATGAGGTTATAACTATAACATTAAATCATTCGGAGATTCAGAAATACAGAGCTTCTTTAAAGTTTTTAAATGATAAAGATGAGTTTATTTTAAAGTAA
- a CDS encoding endonuclease/exonuclease/phosphatase family protein, which yields MKNILLIQTLPFLLPLALISQKTKTYQVRTIAFYNVENLFDTINDPNTYDDDRTPLGKDKWTKKHYEEKIRKIARVLSEIGYDKAHTSPDVIGIAEIENREVLTDLINDPYLIDKNYGIIHFDSPDLRGVDVAFLYKKDIFVPMSFKNYELVLYDEDGYRDFTRDQLLISGFFDNEEMHFIVNHWPSRRGGEEKSRPKREAAARLNKKITDSLIKINPKAKIISMGDLNDDPVDSSLKKILKTESNIDSVTAGSIYNPMEKMTRKGLGSLAYHDNWNLFDQIFFTGELLNEEKSSYKFWKAGIFNKDYLILHKGKYKGYPYRTYAGGQYAGGYSDHFPVYIYLIKEVE from the coding sequence ATGAAAAATATATTATTAATTCAGACCCTGCCTTTCCTTTTACCACTCGCCCTGATAAGCCAAAAAACCAAAACTTATCAGGTAAGGACCATAGCATTTTATAATGTAGAAAACCTCTTTGATACAATAAATGATCCTAACACTTACGATGATGACAGAACTCCCCTGGGAAAAGATAAATGGACAAAAAAGCATTATGAAGAAAAAATACGTAAAATAGCCAGGGTCCTTTCTGAAATAGGATACGACAAAGCTCACACTTCACCTGATGTAATAGGGATTGCTGAAATAGAAAACAGGGAGGTGTTAACCGACTTAATTAACGATCCGTATTTAATTGATAAGAACTATGGAATCATTCATTTTGACTCACCAGACTTACGCGGGGTAGATGTAGCTTTTTTATACAAGAAAGATATTTTTGTTCCAATGAGTTTTAAAAATTATGAATTAGTGCTGTACGATGAAGATGGCTACAGAGATTTTACAAGAGACCAACTTTTAATAAGTGGTTTTTTTGACAATGAAGAAATGCATTTTATTGTGAATCACTGGCCGTCAAGAAGAGGTGGCGAAGAGAAAAGCAGGCCAAAAAGGGAAGCTGCTGCCAGACTAAACAAAAAAATTACGGACAGCCTGATAAAAATAAATCCTAAAGCCAAAATAATAAGCATGGGAGACTTAAATGATGATCCTGTTGACAGTAGTCTGAAAAAAATCCTCAAAACAGAATCTAATATTGACAGTGTTACTGCCGGAAGTATTTATAATCCTATGGAAAAAATGACCAGAAAAGGTTTAGGATCGCTCGCATATCATGACAACTGGAATCTTTTTGACCAGATATTCTTTACAGGTGAATTATTGAACGAGGAAAAATCATCTTACAAATTCTGGAAAGCAGGTATCTTTAATAAAGATTATCTTATCCTGCATAAGGGTAAATATAAAGGTTACCCCTACCGTACTTATGCAGGCGGGCAATATGCCGGTGGCTATAGCGACCATTTTCCTGTTTATATATACCTTATTAAGGAAGTGGAATAA
- a CDS encoding ComF family protein, with protein sequence MVFKNLNIGNNIKNLFFPEVCLGCNNFLLQGEEVICTICRNNLPITGFSHIHDNQAYKILYGRVRIEEASSFLWFYKNTIVQQLIHNLKYRGHEEIGTFLGTWYGHNLLESPFYKNIDIVIPVPLHPKKLRKRKYNQVSNFGKAIASILNISYSENVLIQSKITSSQTTKNRTERWLEKSMAYQTCDKINLNNKHILIVDDVITTGATVEACAKALKKEQNCRVSVATIAITA encoded by the coding sequence ATGGTTTTTAAAAATCTAAATATAGGAAATAATATTAAAAACTTATTCTTTCCGGAAGTTTGTTTAGGATGTAATAATTTTCTTCTGCAGGGAGAAGAGGTCATATGTACCATATGCAGGAACAATCTGCCAATAACAGGTTTTTCTCATATACATGATAATCAGGCTTATAAAATATTATACGGTAGAGTGAGGATTGAAGAAGCTTCTTCTTTTTTATGGTTTTACAAAAATACCATTGTACAACAACTTATTCACAATTTAAAATACAGGGGGCATGAAGAAATAGGCACTTTTTTAGGAACCTGGTATGGCCATAATTTACTGGAATCTCCTTTTTACAAAAATATTGACATTGTAATTCCGGTTCCCCTGCATCCGAAAAAACTAAGAAAAAGAAAGTACAATCAGGTTTCAAATTTTGGTAAAGCAATTGCCTCAATATTAAACATTTCGTATAGCGAAAATGTGCTTATACAAAGCAAGATAACCTCCAGCCAAACAACAAAAAACCGTACAGAAAGGTGGCTTGAAAAAAGTATGGCTTATCAAACATGTGATAAAATAAACCTGAATAATAAGCATATTTTAATAGTTGATGACGTTATTACCACAGGAGCCACGGTTGAAGCTTGTGCTAAAGCGTTAAAAAAAGAACAAAATTGCAGGGTGAGTGTTGCTACAATAGCTATAACAGCCTAA